Proteins encoded by one window of Streptacidiphilus sp. PB12-B1b:
- a CDS encoding SDR family NAD(P)-dependent oxidoreductase, whose amino-acid sequence MKHYDSDLLEEKASEYLERLLSEITKLPPARVDAQAAFESFGIDSVMAMTMTARMEAVFGPLPTTLFFEFGTPRALARHLVATRPAEVSTLLGGAGQVAGGAVRSAARSTTPLRRKPLSSTRWAAQKTEKPSLPASRPGPALPGRQGLDIAIIGLAGRYPKARNVEEFWANLAAGRDCVTEIPADRWDHGVYFDPDPDAPGKTYSRWGGFVDGVDEFDPLFFNVSPVDAERMDPQERLFLECVHETFEDAGYTPDRLNAPGDSGRAPAVGVYVGVMYSEYQLYGAQEQVLENPLAVPGNISAVANRVSYFFDLHGPSMSVDTMCSSSLTAIQLACQSIRSGVCDMAIAGGVNVSVHPNKYLLLGQSRFVSSTGRCESFGAGGDGYVPGEGVGAVLLKPLERAVRDRDHIHGVIRGIAVNHGGRTNGYSVPSPVTQARVITDAWRQGGIEPGWVSYIEAHGTGTALGDPVEVAGLTRAFREHTLDDRFCAIGSVKSNIGHAESAAGISGLTKVLLQMRHGKLAPSIHSTELNPNIDFDSTPFTVQQTLADWPRPVVTVDGTERELPRIAGISSFGAGGTNAHLVVEEYRPDPDDAAVPAVAPGGPVPVVLSARTTERLRQKAAQLADWIEQKSLTTGDLPALAHTLQVGREAMRERLGVVVAAMPELLARLRDFGAGRQDAEGVVRGRAGGPAADPGGCEALARRDLAGLLALWVNGSPVDWHALHGSRCPARIALPSYPFARNRYWIDTTRTAAALAPRTATAQSGAVATGGDRNPAALLFAESWEPEALPAVRRDDAPHTLVCFCADPADRAELARTAHELDPDATLLFVTPGQGYARTSDRSYEAGHRTPGDCVRVFEDIRSRYGAVDGVLNLWSLDGAAAPGSYTATVHLLQAIATSGLRVGRVLQAGEFRDGVERAYAESWLGFERSLGRVLPDVPFAAVLEEVQDPVGRSARGIWFERLWNEWSAGSSGSAMYRAGVRHVIRVRPSPPSAGKQLLRPNGTYLVTGGTGGLGLLLAEHLARNWSARLVLTGRSALDTAKRRSIARIESLGGEVLYSQADVADRQGMREVVAAAYERFGPIHGVVHAAGVGERSSLLAGDARSFQDLLSAKVDGTLVLDDVLAAEPLDFVCYFSSTSAILGDFGSCGYSVANRFQTSYARHRDQQVRRGARSGATVAINWPLWSGGGMGFDDAEGIELYLATSGLRLLEEAEGLTLFERLLGQGATQHIVMAGDPVRVRRMFAADTDTDVDPAPPTSRPEALSDTEHMDVEELVLSELSTVIVDLLRVPREQICADENFSELGFDSVSLVKLARALGDSLAIEVLPSVFFSFPTPQKLVAHLVAEHRETLDQRRAVRAAASAPAPSLTPGTEVSSATADDSPPSAPAPRPRAHTEPEPIAVIGMSGRFPAARSVDEFWSNLLQGKDALSPVPRDRYADWGGLAAGEREGVRCGFVPGVAEFDAAFFEISPREARTMDPRQRLMLQEAWHALEDAGYGERKLRAGAIGMFVGAEQGDYPELTRGEGGITAQHEAIMASRLAYLLDFSGPVLAVNTACSSGLTAAHQACASLRSGECDTAVVAGVNLATTARGYAEMSKSGMLSESGVCHAFDKRADGMVLGEAVPALVLKRLSQAETDGDRVLAVIRGSGMNYDGRTNGITAPSGAAQARLYRQVYERYGIDPERIEHIVAHGTGTRLGDPIEVNALNEAYRERTDRTGFCALTSAKTSVGHTLAASGLVGLIALVQSVRHGVVPASLNCDQDSDYIAWKDSPFYVNKVTRPWPAGPTGTRLGAVSSFGMSGTNVHMVVESYPEPARRAPIAEAPSLLLLLSAKTPEALQRRIQELRSALAQGELDYLRLSDTAHTLLEGRQHFAHRCALVVSGVGDVPSVLSAAESGREHPMVRRGEVAREQDRSLLEIQARALLDVLRSPGVPAERYREVSCVLAELYCRGAAPDWSAPFAGDRPRIVTLPGYPFARSLHWATDGGGAPAPAHVRESPPAQEPKKSAEPTARGAVPGKRQRILLQDPGAAVVPPTAPVAKPRNVVLTDTRGGVRQPASPVAPASPASPASPVSPVSVRSVAVGGDVGSGRSLRVREELRTGLARVLFLSEGEVDLRRNFVELGLDSIIGVEWVKSINKAYGTSLTATRLYDYPSVVELAAYVEQLIPAGEVAEPEPEPEPEPEPEPEPEPEPSAAVGGGVGSGRSLSVLREELRAGLARVLFLSEGEVDLRRNFVELGLDSIIGVEWVKSINKAYGTSLTATRLYDYPSVVELAAYVEQLIPAGEVAEPEPEPEPSSTPRPQRPSEVREQPAAAAVPGDAPRTARRGDRAAVVGMSGRYPDAENLRQYWANLRDGRDSVREVPADRWDVNRYYDPRPGQKGKTYCKSMGYLADADCFDPLFFNISPAEAEGIDPQHRLFLQEAYRAFEDAGYDPESLSKMKCGVYLGISGNEYSFLAPGNDGEEDTVATSSSNAIAAARIAYFLNLKGPAIALDTACSSSLVALHLAQQALAGGEIDIALVGGVSLYLLAGTYVRMSGAQMLSAQGRCQSFDQGADGFVPGEGVGALVLKRLSDAEADHDHIYGVVLASGTNQDGKTNGITAPSANSQMELMRAVYDRHGIDAASIGYVETHGTGTKLGDAIELDALSTVYRERGVAAGSCAIGSVKSNIGHTSATAGIAGVHKVLLGLRHGLLVPSLHFETPNELLEADDCPLFVSKDLQFWEARNGHELRRAAVSSFGFSGTNAHVVLEEYRYA is encoded by the coding sequence GTGAAGCACTACGACAGCGACCTGCTCGAAGAGAAGGCGAGCGAGTACCTTGAGCGCCTCCTCTCCGAGATCACCAAGCTCCCCCCCGCCCGGGTCGACGCCCAAGCGGCGTTCGAGAGCTTCGGTATCGACTCGGTCATGGCGATGACCATGACGGCGCGGATGGAAGCGGTGTTCGGGCCGCTGCCCACCACCCTGTTCTTCGAGTTCGGTACGCCTCGTGCGTTGGCCCGGCACCTGGTCGCCACCCGTCCGGCCGAGGTGTCGACCCTCCTCGGGGGAGCCGGGCAGGTCGCAGGCGGCGCCGTCCGGTCCGCTGCCCGGTCCACGACTCCGCTGCGGCGCAAACCCCTGTCGTCGACGAGGTGGGCGGCGCAGAAGACCGAGAAGCCGTCCCTCCCGGCGTCCCGACCCGGGCCCGCTCTCCCCGGACGGCAGGGCCTGGACATCGCGATCATCGGACTCGCCGGGCGTTACCCCAAGGCCCGTAACGTCGAAGAGTTCTGGGCGAACCTGGCTGCCGGGCGCGACTGCGTCACCGAGATACCGGCCGACCGGTGGGATCACGGGGTGTACTTCGACCCGGACCCGGACGCGCCCGGCAAGACGTACAGCAGGTGGGGTGGATTCGTGGACGGCGTCGACGAGTTCGACCCGCTGTTCTTCAACGTCTCGCCCGTCGACGCGGAGCGGATGGATCCGCAGGAGCGACTGTTCCTCGAGTGCGTCCACGAGACCTTCGAGGACGCCGGCTACACCCCGGACCGGCTGAACGCGCCGGGGGACTCCGGGCGCGCACCCGCCGTCGGCGTCTACGTCGGCGTCATGTACTCGGAGTACCAGCTGTACGGAGCCCAGGAGCAGGTCCTGGAGAACCCGTTGGCCGTGCCCGGGAACATCTCGGCGGTCGCCAACCGGGTGTCCTACTTCTTCGACCTCCACGGCCCGAGCATGAGCGTCGACACCATGTGCTCCTCGTCGCTGACGGCCATTCAGCTGGCCTGCCAGAGCATCCGTTCCGGGGTCTGCGACATGGCGATCGCCGGTGGGGTGAACGTGTCGGTGCATCCCAACAAGTACCTGCTGCTCGGGCAGAGCCGGTTCGTCTCCAGCACGGGCCGGTGCGAGAGCTTCGGTGCGGGGGGCGACGGATACGTCCCGGGCGAAGGCGTGGGCGCCGTTCTGCTGAAGCCCCTGGAGCGAGCCGTACGGGACCGGGACCACATCCACGGGGTCATCCGGGGCATCGCCGTCAACCACGGGGGAAGGACGAACGGCTACTCCGTCCCCAGCCCGGTCACCCAGGCCCGCGTGATCACCGACGCGTGGCGGCAGGGCGGGATCGAACCGGGCTGGGTCAGCTACATCGAGGCGCACGGCACCGGCACGGCGCTCGGGGACCCGGTCGAGGTCGCCGGACTCACCCGGGCCTTCCGCGAGCACACCCTCGACGACCGGTTCTGCGCGATCGGCTCGGTCAAGAGCAACATCGGCCACGCCGAGAGCGCCGCCGGCATCTCCGGGCTCACCAAGGTGCTGCTCCAGATGAGGCACGGCAAGCTCGCCCCCTCGATCCATTCCACCGAACTGAACCCGAACATCGACTTCGACAGCACGCCCTTCACGGTCCAGCAGACACTCGCCGACTGGCCGCGGCCGGTCGTCACCGTCGACGGCACGGAGCGCGAGCTCCCCCGGATCGCCGGCATCTCCTCCTTCGGGGCGGGCGGTACCAACGCGCACCTCGTCGTGGAGGAGTACCGGCCGGATCCGGACGACGCAGCGGTCCCCGCCGTCGCCCCCGGCGGCCCGGTCCCGGTCGTCCTGTCGGCCCGCACGACCGAGCGGCTGCGGCAGAAGGCAGCGCAACTCGCGGACTGGATCGAGCAGAAGAGCCTCACCACCGGTGACCTGCCCGCGCTCGCCCACACCCTGCAGGTGGGGCGCGAGGCCATGCGGGAGCGGCTCGGTGTCGTCGTGGCCGCCATGCCGGAGTTGCTCGCCCGGCTCCGCGACTTCGGTGCCGGACGACAGGACGCCGAGGGGGTGGTCCGAGGCCGGGCGGGCGGGCCGGCCGCCGACCCGGGCGGGTGCGAAGCGCTCGCCCGGCGGGACCTCGCCGGACTGCTGGCGCTGTGGGTCAACGGCAGCCCCGTCGACTGGCACGCACTGCACGGCAGCCGGTGCCCGGCCCGCATCGCCCTGCCTTCCTACCCGTTCGCCAGGAACCGGTACTGGATCGACACCACGCGCACTGCCGCAGCCCTCGCCCCGCGCACAGCGACAGCGCAGTCCGGTGCCGTCGCTACCGGCGGCGACCGGAATCCGGCAGCCCTCCTCTTTGCGGAGTCCTGGGAGCCGGAGGCGCTGCCCGCCGTCCGCCGGGACGATGCGCCGCACACCCTCGTCTGCTTCTGCGCCGACCCGGCGGACCGGGCCGAACTGGCGCGCACCGCACACGAGCTCGACCCCGACGCCACCCTGCTGTTCGTCACACCGGGACAGGGCTACGCCCGGACGTCCGACCGCTCCTACGAAGCCGGTCACCGGACCCCGGGCGACTGCGTCCGCGTGTTCGAAGACATCCGGTCGCGGTACGGCGCAGTCGACGGCGTCCTGAACCTGTGGTCCCTGGACGGTGCGGCGGCGCCCGGCTCGTACACCGCCACCGTGCACCTCCTGCAGGCGATCGCCACATCGGGGCTACGGGTGGGGCGCGTCCTGCAGGCCGGGGAGTTCCGCGACGGCGTCGAGCGGGCGTACGCGGAGTCGTGGCTCGGCTTCGAGCGCTCCCTCGGCAGGGTGCTTCCCGATGTGCCGTTCGCCGCGGTCCTGGAAGAGGTCCAGGACCCGGTCGGCCGGTCAGCCCGCGGCATCTGGTTCGAGCGCCTGTGGAACGAGTGGTCCGCCGGATCGTCCGGCAGCGCGATGTACCGCGCCGGTGTTCGGCACGTCATCCGGGTCCGGCCGAGTCCGCCCAGCGCCGGCAAGCAACTCCTCAGGCCGAACGGCACGTACCTCGTCACGGGCGGTACCGGTGGCCTGGGCCTCCTGCTCGCCGAGCACCTGGCCAGGAACTGGTCGGCGCGCTTGGTGCTGACCGGGCGCTCCGCCCTCGACACCGCCAAGCGCCGCAGCATCGCAAGGATCGAGTCGCTGGGCGGCGAGGTGCTGTACAGCCAGGCCGATGTCGCCGATCGGCAGGGCATGCGGGAGGTGGTGGCCGCAGCGTACGAGCGGTTCGGCCCGATCCACGGGGTCGTCCACGCCGCCGGCGTCGGCGAACGCAGCTCGCTGCTCGCCGGCGATGCCCGGTCCTTCCAGGACCTGCTGTCCGCCAAGGTGGACGGCACGCTCGTGCTGGACGACGTACTGGCCGCGGAACCTCTCGACTTCGTCTGCTACTTCTCGTCGACCTCGGCGATCCTCGGCGACTTCGGCAGCTGCGGCTACTCGGTGGCCAACCGCTTCCAGACGTCCTATGCCCGGCATCGCGACCAGCAGGTACGCCGGGGAGCACGTTCCGGGGCGACGGTTGCCATCAACTGGCCCCTGTGGAGCGGCGGCGGCATGGGCTTCGACGACGCGGAGGGCATCGAGTTGTACCTCGCCACCAGTGGGCTGCGCCTGCTGGAGGAAGCCGAGGGTCTCACGCTCTTCGAACGCCTGTTGGGGCAGGGAGCGACACAGCACATCGTCATGGCCGGAGACCCGGTACGAGTCCGGCGCATGTTCGCCGCAGACACGGACACAGACGTGGACCCCGCGCCGCCGACCTCACGACCTGAGGCCCTCTCGGATACGGAGCACATGGACGTCGAAGAGCTGGTGCTGTCGGAGCTCTCGACGGTGATCGTCGACCTGCTGCGGGTACCCCGTGAGCAGATCTGTGCCGACGAGAACTTCTCCGAGCTCGGGTTCGACTCGGTCAGCCTGGTCAAACTCGCCAGGGCCCTCGGCGACAGTCTCGCCATCGAGGTGCTGCCCTCGGTCTTCTTCTCCTTCCCCACCCCGCAGAAGCTGGTCGCGCACCTGGTCGCGGAGCACCGGGAGACGCTGGATCAGCGCCGCGCGGTGCGAGCCGCAGCCAGTGCCCCGGCGCCTTCCCTGACCCCGGGCACGGAGGTCTCCAGCGCCACCGCCGACGACTCGCCGCCATCCGCTCCGGCACCGCGGCCAAGGGCGCACACGGAGCCGGAACCCATCGCCGTCATCGGTATGAGCGGCCGCTTCCCCGCTGCCCGGTCCGTCGACGAGTTCTGGTCGAACCTCCTGCAGGGCAAGGACGCGCTCTCCCCCGTCCCGCGGGATCGGTACGCCGACTGGGGCGGGCTGGCGGCAGGGGAACGCGAGGGCGTCCGCTGCGGATTCGTCCCGGGAGTCGCGGAGTTCGACGCCGCGTTCTTCGAGATCTCGCCGCGCGAGGCGCGCACCATGGACCCGCGTCAGCGACTGATGCTCCAGGAAGCCTGGCATGCCCTGGAGGACGCAGGCTACGGCGAACGCAAACTGCGCGCCGGGGCGATCGGCATGTTCGTCGGTGCGGAACAGGGCGACTATCCCGAGCTGACCCGGGGGGAGGGCGGCATCACCGCCCAGCACGAGGCGATCATGGCCTCGCGCCTGGCGTACCTCCTCGACTTCTCCGGCCCGGTGCTTGCAGTCAACACCGCCTGCTCCTCGGGGCTGACAGCCGCCCACCAGGCATGCGCGAGCCTGCGCAGCGGCGAGTGCGACACGGCGGTGGTCGCCGGCGTCAACCTGGCGACCACCGCGCGCGGCTACGCCGAGATGAGCAAGTCCGGAATGCTCTCCGAGAGCGGCGTCTGCCACGCTTTCGACAAGCGGGCCGACGGCATGGTCCTGGGTGAGGCCGTCCCCGCCCTCGTCCTCAAACGTCTGTCCCAGGCGGAAACCGACGGCGACCGCGTTCTGGCGGTGATTCGCGGCAGCGGTATGAACTACGACGGCCGGACGAACGGCATCACCGCTCCGAGCGGAGCAGCTCAGGCGCGGCTCTACCGGCAAGTCTACGAGCGGTACGGAATCGACCCCGAGCGCATCGAGCACATCGTGGCTCACGGCACGGGAACCCGGCTCGGCGACCCGATCGAGGTGAACGCCCTGAACGAGGCGTACCGGGAACGCACGGACAGGACCGGGTTCTGCGCGCTGACCTCCGCCAAGACCAGTGTCGGTCACACGCTGGCGGCGTCCGGCCTGGTCGGTCTGATCGCCCTGGTCCAGTCGGTACGGCACGGCGTCGTCCCGGCGAGTCTGAACTGCGACCAGGACAGCGACTACATCGCGTGGAAGGACAGCCCCTTCTACGTCAACAAGGTGACCAGGCCTTGGCCGGCCGGGCCGACGGGAACCAGGCTCGGCGCGGTGAGCTCCTTCGGTATGAGCGGGACCAATGTCCACATGGTGGTGGAGAGTTACCCGGAGCCCGCCCGCCGTGCCCCGATCGCTGAGGCCCCGAGCCTGCTGTTGCTCCTGTCCGCCAAGACGCCGGAGGCGCTGCAGCGGCGTATCCAGGAGCTCCGGTCGGCCCTGGCGCAGGGGGAACTCGACTACCTGCGGCTGAGCGACACGGCCCACACCCTGCTGGAGGGCAGGCAACACTTCGCCCACCGCTGCGCACTCGTCGTCAGTGGCGTCGGGGACGTCCCGTCCGTGCTGTCCGCGGCCGAGAGCGGACGGGAACACCCCATGGTCAGACGCGGTGAAGTAGCACGCGAGCAGGACCGCTCGCTGCTGGAGATCCAGGCGCGGGCACTTCTGGACGTGCTCCGGTCGCCCGGCGTCCCGGCGGAGCGGTACCGGGAGGTGTCCTGCGTCCTGGCCGAACTCTACTGCCGGGGCGCAGCCCCGGACTGGTCGGCGCCGTTCGCGGGCGACAGGCCACGGATCGTCACGCTGCCCGGCTATCCCTTCGCGCGCTCGCTGCACTGGGCCACTGACGGGGGTGGCGCTCCGGCACCGGCGCACGTGCGGGAGTCGCCACCGGCACAGGAGCCGAAGAAGTCGGCCGAGCCGACTGCGCGGGGCGCCGTCCCCGGGAAGAGGCAACGGATCCTGCTCCAGGATCCGGGCGCGGCGGTGGTGCCGCCGACGGCTCCTGTCGCCAAGCCCCGGAACGTCGTACTGACGGACACGCGTGGTGGGGTGCGGCAGCCGGCTTCCCCGGTTGCTCCGGCTTCCCCGGCTTCCCCGGCTTCTCCGGTTTCTCCGGTTTCCGTTCGGTCGGTTGCGGTGGGTGGGGATGTTGGGTCGGGTCGTTCTCTGCGTGTGCGGGAGGAGTTGCGGACCGGTCTGGCGAGGGTGTTGTTCCTGTCGGAGGGTGAGGTTGATCTCCGGCGTAATTTCGTGGAACTGGGTTTGGACTCCATTATCGGGGTGGAGTGGGTGAAGTCGATCAATAAGGCGTATGGCACGTCGTTGACTGCGACGCGGTTGTATGACTATCCGTCGGTGGTGGAGTTGGCTGCGTATGTGGAGCAGTTGATACCGGCCGGAGAGGTCGCTGAGCCGGAGCCGGAGCCGGAGCCGGAGCCGGAGCCGGAGCCGGAGCCGGAGCCGGAGCCGTCGGCTGCGGTGGGTGGGGGTGTCGGGTCGGGTCGCTCTCTGAGTGTGTTGCGGGAGGAGTTGCGGGCCGGTCTGGCGAGGGTGTTGTTCCTGTCGGAGGGTGAGGTTGATCTCCGGCGTAATTTCGTGGAACTGGGTTTGGACTCCATTATCGGGGTGGAGTGGGTGAAGTCGATCAATAAGGCGTATGGCACGTCGTTGACTGCGACGCGGTTGTATGACTATCCGTCGGTGGTGGAGTTGGCTGCTTATGTGGAGCAGTTGATACCGGCCGGAGAGGTCGCTGAGCCGGAGCCGGAGCCGGAGCCGAGTTCCACACCTCGGCCTCAGCGCCCTTCCGAGGTGCGCGAGCAGCCGGCGGCCGCGGCGGTGCCCGGGGACGCTCCGCGCACCGCTCGTCGTGGTGACCGCGCGGCCGTCGTCGGAATGTCCGGGCGTTACCCGGACGCGGAGAATCTCCGCCAGTACTGGGCCAATCTCCGCGACGGCCGTGACTCCGTGCGGGAGGTCCCCGCCGACCGGTGGGACGTGAATCGCTACTACGACCCCCGCCCCGGCCAAAAAGGCAAGACGTACTGCAAGTCGATGGGTTATCTGGCGGACGCGGACTGCTTTGACCCGCTGTTCTTCAACATCTCGCCGGCCGAGGCGGAAGGCATCGACCCGCAGCACCGCCTGTTCTTGCAGGAGGCGTATCGGGCCTTCGAGGACGCGGGCTACGACCCGGAGTCGCTGAGCAAGATGAAATGCGGTGTCTATCTGGGCATCAGCGGCAACGAGTACAGCTTTCTGGCGCCCGGCAACGACGGCGAGGAAGACACCGTCGCAACGAGCAGCAGCAATGCGATCGCCGCTGCACGCATCGCCTACTTCCTCAACCTCAAAGGCCCGGCGATCGCCCTGGACACCGCCTGCTCGTCCTCTCTCGTCGCGTTGCACCTCGCCCAACAGGCGCTGGCCGGCGGTGAGATCGACATCGCCCTGGTCGGAGGTGTCTCGCTGTACCTGCTGGCGGGCACCTACGTCAGGATGTCGGGAGCACAGATGCTGTCGGCACAGGGGCGGTGCCAGTCGTTCGACCAGGGTGCCGACGGCTTCGTGCCGGGTGAGGGCGTCGGAGCCCTGGTGCTGAAGCGGCTGAGCGACGCCGAAGCAGATCACGATCACATCTACGGCGTGGTTCTCGCGTCCGGTACGAACCAGGACGGCAAGACCAACGGCATCACGGCTCCCAGCGCCAACAGCCAGATGGAACTGATGCGTGCGGTCTACGACCGGCACGGCATCGACGCGGCGTCCATCGGTTACGTCGAGACGCACGGCACGGGGACGAAGCTCGGGGACGCGATCGAGCTCGACGCACTCAGCACGGTCTACCGGGAGCGGGGAGTCGCCGCCGGGTCCTGCGCCATCGGCTCGGTGAAGAGCAACATCGGACACACCTCCGCCACCGCGGGCATCGCCGGGGTGCACAAGGTGCTGCTCGGCCTGCGCCACGGCCTGCTCGTACCGTCGCTCCACTTCGAGACGCCCAACGAGCTTCTCGAAGCCGACGACTGCCCGTTGTTCGTCAGCAAGGACCTCCAGTTCTGGGAGGCACGGAACGGTCACGAGCTGAGGCGGGCCGCCGTGAGCTCTTTCGGATTCAGCGGGACGAACGCCCACGTGGTGCTGGAGGAGTATCGCTATGCGTGA